In Limisalsivibrio acetivorans, one genomic interval encodes:
- a CDS encoding M3 family metallopeptidase, which produces MFAEYCDNMHKAAAEKLPAEIEEAKAEAEQLWLMENKTYDNFIKPLEERGARLNELFFPISHLNSVNNDEESQRIYAEALPLLTDYSTWFTQHSGIMQGVKEVAIHEDLSPSRKKVIDDMLTEFRLGGVDLPEEKKKRVKDIKLRLSELGNSFFQNLLNATGEFEMKVTDPENVEGMPESELMSAKCDDGWVFTLQMPSYLAYMTYGPNRKMREKLYRAYTTRAPENGDIIEEILTLRHELAQLIGLNDYREFSLATKTAEKPADVVEFLRYLLSRSEEQAFNEAGDMVKFSGLEDFSAWDAMYWSEKYKKHLYSFDEEEYRPYFEKNNVVEGLFTFLEKLFGLGFTKPDVPVWHENVLVYDLVRSGKPFARLYIDLESRKEKRDGAWMNNWQTHHTYNGETVPATAVVVANFPPAKGDSPSLLRHRDVVTLFHEMGHALQHLCSEVDEASVSGVNGVEWDAVEFPSQFLELFAYEEEVLRIFARHYKTGETITPEMIEKLKAVRDYHSAMQMVRQIEFGLFDMAIHEKPHSQGDIQEVLDKIREHTAPIKPPAYNKFQHGFAHIFAGGYAAGYYSYKWAERLSADAFLQFRKAGIMDPKLAEGYYEHILKKGGSDNAMKLFKEFTGREPSSDALLEVNGIR; this is translated from the coding sequence AGGAGCGTGGGGCAAGGCTTAACGAGCTGTTCTTCCCCATATCCCATCTTAACTCGGTAAACAACGATGAAGAGAGCCAGAGGATATACGCAGAGGCTCTCCCCCTTCTCACCGACTACTCCACATGGTTCACCCAGCATTCTGGGATCATGCAGGGGGTTAAGGAGGTGGCTATCCACGAGGATCTCTCCCCCTCCCGTAAAAAGGTTATCGACGACATGCTCACAGAGTTCCGGCTTGGGGGCGTTGATCTGCCCGAGGAGAAGAAGAAGCGTGTCAAAGATATAAAGCTTCGCCTCAGCGAGCTTGGCAACAGCTTCTTCCAGAACCTCCTCAACGCCACTGGCGAGTTTGAGATGAAGGTGACGGATCCTGAAAACGTGGAAGGTATGCCCGAGAGCGAGCTGATGAGCGCAAAATGTGATGACGGATGGGTATTCACACTCCAGATGCCCAGTTACCTGGCATATATGACCTACGGCCCTAACCGTAAGATGCGTGAGAAGCTCTACAGAGCTTACACCACAAGAGCACCCGAGAACGGCGACATCATTGAGGAGATCCTCACACTGCGCCACGAGCTCGCCCAGCTCATCGGCCTTAACGACTACCGTGAGTTCTCCCTTGCCACGAAAACAGCGGAGAAGCCCGCAGATGTGGTGGAATTTCTCCGCTACCTCCTCTCAAGATCCGAGGAGCAGGCGTTCAACGAGGCGGGTGATATGGTAAAGTTCTCAGGGCTCGAGGATTTCTCCGCATGGGATGCCATGTACTGGTCGGAGAAGTACAAGAAGCACCTGTACAGCTTCGATGAGGAGGAGTACAGACCCTATTTCGAGAAGAACAATGTTGTTGAAGGGCTTTTCACCTTCCTTGAGAAACTTTTCGGTCTCGGCTTCACAAAGCCGGATGTACCCGTATGGCATGAAAACGTGCTCGTCTACGACCTTGTACGAAGCGGAAAACCCTTCGCAAGACTTTACATTGATCTCGAATCACGGAAGGAGAAGCGTGACGGTGCCTGGATGAACAACTGGCAGACGCACCACACATACAATGGCGAAACCGTTCCGGCGACTGCTGTGGTCGTTGCAAACTTCCCCCCTGCCAAGGGGGACAGCCCCTCACTCCTGCGCCACAGGGATGTAGTCACCCTCTTCCACGAGATGGGTCACGCCCTCCAGCACCTCTGCAGTGAGGTGGATGAGGCCTCCGTAAGCGGAGTTAACGGAGTTGAGTGGGATGCTGTGGAGTTCCCCTCCCAGTTCCTAGAGCTCTTCGCCTATGAAGAGGAGGTACTCAGGATATTTGCCAGGCATTACAAAACGGGTGAAACCATCACACCGGAGATGATAGAGAAGCTGAAGGCCGTAAGGGACTACCACTCTGCCATGCAGATGGTGCGCCAGATAGAGTTTGGTCTCTTCGATATGGCGATACACGAAAAGCCCCACAGCCAGGGGGATATACAGGAAGTACTCGATAAGATCAGGGAACACACTGCACCAATCAAACCCCCTGCATATAACAAGTTTCAGCACGGCTTTGCCCACATATTCGCCGGCGGATACGCCGCAGGCTACTACAGCTACAAATGGGCGGAAAGGCTCAGTGCAGATGCATTTCTGCAGTTCAGGAAGGCAGGAATCATGGATCCGAAGCTGGCCGAAGGATACTACGAGCATATCCTCAAGAAGGGTGGAAGCGACAACGCTATGAAGCTCTTCAAGGAGTTCACAGGCAGGGAGCCGAGCAGCGATGCACTCCTTGAGGTTAACGGAATAAGATAA